A window of the Dickeya dianthicola NCPPB 453 genome harbors these coding sequences:
- a CDS encoding metal ABC transporter substrate-binding protein has translation MKRSVLVMALSSLLLSPLAMAKDLHVVASFSVLGDMVSQIGGQHVHVTDLVQPNGDPHEFEPSPKDSKTLSQADVVFVNGLGLEGWLDRLIKASGYKGEVITASKGIKTLKMEEDGKTVTDPHAWNSMKNGVTYAHNIVDALVNADPEHADDYRKQGDSYIQQLQQLDDYATQTFSAIAKEKRKVLTSHDAFGYFAAAYGVHFLSPVGYSTESEASSKTVARLINQIKKEHVKLYFIENQTDPRLVKQIADASGAQPGGELYPEALTDSNGPAATYTAAFKHNVDTIAAGMK, from the coding sequence ATGAAACGTTCTGTTTTGGTTATGGCGCTGTCCAGCCTGCTGTTAAGCCCGCTGGCGATGGCGAAAGATCTGCATGTGGTGGCGAGCTTTTCGGTGCTGGGCGACATGGTCAGCCAGATTGGCGGCCAGCATGTCCACGTGACCGACCTGGTGCAGCCGAACGGCGACCCGCATGAATTCGAGCCGTCGCCGAAAGACAGCAAAACCCTGTCGCAGGCCGACGTGGTGTTCGTCAACGGGCTGGGGCTGGAAGGCTGGCTGGACCGGCTGATCAAGGCCTCCGGCTACAAAGGCGAGGTGATCACCGCATCCAAAGGCATCAAAACCCTGAAAATGGAAGAAGACGGTAAAACCGTGACCGACCCGCACGCCTGGAACAGCATGAAAAACGGCGTCACCTACGCCCACAACATCGTCGATGCGCTGGTCAACGCTGACCCGGAGCACGCCGACGATTACCGCAAACAGGGCGACAGCTACATCCAGCAGTTACAACAGCTGGATGACTACGCCACCCAGACGTTTTCCGCCATTGCGAAGGAAAAGCGCAAGGTGCTGACCAGCCATGACGCCTTCGGCTACTTTGCCGCCGCCTACGGCGTGCATTTCCTGTCGCCTGTCGGTTACTCCACCGAGTCGGAAGCCAGCAGCAAAACCGTGGCCAGGCTGATCAATCAGATCAAAAAAGAGCACGTAAAGCTGTACTTCATTGAAAACCAGACCGATCCGCGGCTGGTGAAACAGATAGCCGACGCCAGCGGCGCGCAGCCGGGCGGCGAGCTTTATCCAGAAGCGCTGACCGACAGCAACGGCCCGGCCGCTACCTACACCGCGGCGTTTAAACACAACGTCGATACCATCGCGGCTGGCATGAAGTAA
- a CDS encoding LOG family protein, with protein sequence MLKFGVFCGSAPGNNEIYQQRTQALIRYLVGKNAGIVYGGGKVGLMGLVADTALACGGRVTGVIPKHLVDKELAHPTLTELVITEDMHERKAKMAALSDVFIALPGGAGTLEEIIEQWTWAQLGLHHKACILFNVNGYYDGFIDFVARTVRDGFMKQDYLDMLIVSDRPEVVLDKALSYQPPKTKWDK encoded by the coding sequence ATGTTGAAGTTCGGCGTATTTTGCGGTTCCGCACCCGGCAACAACGAGATTTACCAGCAGCGGACGCAAGCCCTCATCCGGTATCTGGTCGGCAAAAACGCCGGCATTGTCTACGGCGGCGGGAAAGTGGGCCTGATGGGGCTGGTGGCGGATACCGCACTGGCCTGCGGCGGCCGGGTGACCGGGGTGATCCCGAAACATCTGGTGGATAAAGAGCTGGCGCACCCGACGCTGACCGAACTGGTGATCACCGAAGACATGCACGAACGCAAAGCGAAAATGGCGGCGCTGTCAGATGTGTTTATCGCGCTGCCGGGCGGCGCCGGTACGCTCGAAGAGATCATCGAACAGTGGACCTGGGCGCAACTGGGCCTGCACCACAAAGCCTGCATCCTGTTCAACGTTAACGGCTACTATGACGGCTTTATTGACTTTGTGGCCCGTACCGTCCGTGATGGCTTTATGAAACAGGATTACCTCGACATGCTGATTGTCTCGGACCGTCCCGAAGTGGTGCTGGACAAGGCACTGTCTTATCAGCCGCCCAAAACCAAGTGGGATAAATAA
- a CDS encoding DeoR/GlpR family DNA-binding transcription regulator, with protein MEPVEYVVGYTLTDTLRVNGERVRGQSRLDQILDYLKGHNLVTVDELVTVIDASPATIRRDLIKLDEQGVISRSHGGVTLNRFIPSQPTTNEKLQRSLAEKQAIARQAASLVQPGNAVVLDAGTTMLELARNLTHLPLRVVTADLQIALFLSEFKQIEVTIIGGRIDDSSQSCIGEHGRRLLRSVYPDIAFISCNSWSLEKGITTPTEEKAGIKQDLGMNASRRVLLADSSKYGAYSLFCVSPLSELTDIITDSSLPPEVERQLRAQPFNLQLVSVAGR; from the coding sequence ATGGAGCCTGTTGAATATGTCGTGGGGTACACATTGACTGATACGTTACGCGTAAATGGAGAACGAGTGAGAGGACAAAGCCGTCTCGATCAGATTCTGGATTATCTGAAAGGCCATAATCTGGTGACGGTGGATGAACTTGTGACGGTTATTGATGCGTCCCCGGCGACGATTCGCCGCGATTTGATCAAGCTCGACGAGCAGGGCGTCATCAGCCGTAGCCACGGCGGGGTGACGCTCAACCGTTTTATCCCTTCCCAGCCGACCACCAATGAAAAGTTGCAGCGCAGCCTGGCGGAAAAACAGGCTATTGCGCGGCAGGCGGCGTCGCTGGTGCAGCCGGGCAACGCGGTGGTGCTGGATGCCGGCACCACCATGCTGGAGCTGGCGCGTAACCTGACGCATCTGCCGTTGCGGGTGGTCACCGCCGATTTGCAGATTGCGCTGTTTCTTTCCGAGTTCAAGCAGATTGAAGTGACGATCATCGGCGGGCGCATCGACGACAGTAGCCAGTCTTGCATCGGCGAGCACGGTCGCCGTTTGCTGCGTAGCGTCTATCCGGATATCGCGTTTATCAGCTGTAACTCCTGGAGTCTGGAAAAAGGCATCACCACCCCCACCGAAGAAAAAGCCGGCATCAAGCAGGATCTGGGCATGAACGCCAGCCGTCGGGTGTTGCTGGCGGATAGCAGTAAATACGGCGCCTACTCGCTGTTTTGCGTCTCGCCGTTGTCTGAACTGACCGATATCATCACCGACAGCAGTTTGCCGCCGGAGGTGGAGCGTCAACTGCGGGCGCAGCCGTTTAATTTGCAACTGGTGAGCGTGGCAGGCCGCTGA
- a CDS encoding D-threonate 4-phosphate dehydrogenase encodes MSKIIAVTMGDPAGIGPEIIIKSLAEGELSGAPAVVVGCVQTLRRILALGVVPQVEINEIERPADARFAPGVVNVINEPLDDPQGLKKGVVQPQAGDLAYRCVKRATELAMAGEVHAIATAPLNKEALHSAGHLYPGHTELLAKLTNSRDYAMVLYTDKLKVIHVTTHIALRKFLDTLNRGRVETVIAMADTFLKRVGYQAPRIAVAGVNPHAGENGLFGDEEINIVGPSIEAMKAKGIDVYGPCPPDTVYLQAYEGQYDMVVAMYHDQGHIPLKLLGFYDGVNITAGLPFIRTSADHGTAFDIAWTGKAKSDSMAISIKLAMQLA; translated from the coding sequence GTGAGTAAAATTATTGCGGTAACTATGGGCGACCCAGCGGGTATCGGCCCGGAAATCATCATCAAATCGTTGGCCGAAGGTGAACTGTCCGGCGCGCCGGCGGTGGTGGTGGGCTGCGTGCAGACGCTGCGCCGCATTCTGGCGTTAGGCGTTGTACCGCAGGTGGAAATCAATGAGATTGAGCGCCCTGCCGACGCGCGCTTCGCTCCCGGCGTTGTCAACGTGATCAACGAACCGTTGGACGACCCGCAGGGCTTGAAAAAAGGGGTAGTGCAGCCGCAGGCCGGCGACCTGGCGTATCGCTGCGTGAAGCGCGCCACCGAGCTGGCGATGGCGGGCGAGGTGCATGCCATCGCCACCGCGCCGCTTAACAAGGAAGCGCTGCATTCCGCCGGACATCTCTATCCGGGACACACCGAGCTGCTGGCGAAGCTGACCAACAGCCGCGACTACGCGATGGTGTTGTATACCGACAAACTGAAGGTGATCCACGTTACTACCCATATTGCGCTGCGCAAATTCCTGGATACGCTGAACCGTGGGCGGGTGGAAACCGTGATCGCGATGGCGGACACCTTCCTGAAGCGCGTCGGTTATCAGGCGCCGCGCATCGCCGTGGCCGGGGTGAACCCGCACGCGGGCGAGAATGGTCTGTTCGGTGACGAAGAGATCAACATTGTTGGCCCGTCCATCGAGGCGATGAAAGCCAAAGGCATCGACGTTTACGGCCCGTGCCCGCCGGATACCGTCTATCTGCAGGCGTACGAAGGCCAATACGACATGGTGGTGGCGATGTACCATGATCAGGGGCACATTCCGCTTAAGCTGCTGGGCTTTTATGATGGCGTGAATATCACCGCCGGGCTGCCGTTTATCCGCACCTCCGCGGACCACGGCACCGCGTTTGATATCGCCTGGACAGGTAAAGCGAAGTCTGACAGCATGGCGATCTCCATCAAACTGGCGATGCAACTGGCCTGA
- the dtnK gene encoding D-threonate kinase, with the protein MPDGRELTQILVVADDFTGANDAGVGLALQGAQVNVMFDAAAIRAGQPDDALVVNTDSRAVAASLAAERTAQAVGMWRKSGARGWIVKKVDSTLRGNPGAEIEAALTAADLSLALIAPAAPALGRITRDGQVWVHGKLLTDTEFASDPKTPVRSASIGERLAEQTGLAQAALSLNEIRHGCLAAHLQQLQQRGIRLVVLDAECQQDLDHIISAAAQLAEKPLLVGSAGLSEALAHHLAFPTPCRTLLAVIGSMSEIAQLQIKAVSQRPDVTLIDLDIAGVLATGDDTLAQTCRQAAAVLAAGRHCVIRTCHDDNQRFEVDRLCQRYGMSRQQLGDTISRRLGELTRQIVQRQRPGGLYLSGGDIAIAAATALQASGFRINGQIASCVPWGRLLDSLVGDIPVMTKAGGFGDEATLLNVLRFIEENVCE; encoded by the coding sequence ATGCCGGATGGGCGTGAACTTACCCAGATATTGGTGGTGGCGGATGACTTCACCGGCGCCAACGATGCGGGCGTCGGGCTGGCGCTGCAGGGTGCGCAGGTGAATGTGATGTTTGACGCCGCGGCGATCCGTGCCGGACAGCCGGACGACGCGCTGGTGGTCAACACCGACAGCCGTGCGGTGGCGGCGTCGCTGGCGGCGGAACGCACCGCGCAGGCGGTGGGAATGTGGCGCAAAAGCGGCGCGCGCGGCTGGATTGTCAAAAAGGTGGATTCCACGTTGCGCGGCAATCCGGGCGCAGAAATTGAAGCCGCGCTGACCGCCGCCGATTTGTCGCTGGCGCTGATAGCGCCGGCGGCGCCGGCGCTGGGTCGCATCACCCGCGACGGTCAGGTGTGGGTACATGGTAAGTTGCTGACCGACACCGAGTTCGCCAGCGACCCGAAAACGCCGGTACGTTCGGCATCAATCGGCGAACGGCTGGCGGAACAAACCGGTCTGGCGCAGGCGGCGCTGTCCTTAAATGAGATTCGCCACGGTTGTCTGGCGGCGCACTTGCAACAACTGCAACAACGCGGCATACGGCTGGTGGTACTGGACGCCGAATGTCAGCAGGATCTCGACCATATTATTTCGGCGGCGGCGCAGCTGGCGGAAAAACCGCTGCTGGTCGGCTCCGCCGGGCTAAGCGAGGCGCTGGCGCACCATCTGGCGTTTCCGACACCCTGCCGCACATTGCTGGCGGTGATTGGTTCGATGAGTGAAATCGCTCAATTACAGATCAAGGCGGTCAGCCAGCGGCCGGACGTCACGCTGATTGACCTGGATATCGCCGGGGTGCTGGCGACGGGCGACGATACGCTGGCGCAAACGTGCCGGCAGGCGGCGGCGGTGCTGGCGGCGGGCCGTCACTGTGTGATTCGTACCTGTCATGACGATAATCAGCGGTTTGAGGTAGACCGTCTGTGCCAGCGCTACGGCATGAGCCGTCAGCAACTGGGCGACACCATCAGTCGCCGGCTGGGCGAGCTGACGCGTCAAATTGTGCAGCGTCAGCGGCCGGGCGGGCTCTATTTATCCGGCGGGGATATCGCCATTGCCGCGGCGACCGCCTTGCAGGCCAGCGGATTTCGCATCAATGGGCAGATTGCTTCCTGCGTACCCTGGGGGCGTCTGCTGGACAGTCTGGTGGGCGATATTCCGGTAATGACGAAAGCGGGCGGGTTTGGCGATGAGGCTACCCTGTTGAATGTATTGCGTTTTATTGAGGAGAACGTGTGTGAGTAA